The DNA sequence GCAGGAAGCTGGCAAGATCGTCCAGGTTGTCGATAACCGTTTTATCATCACTCATGACTTTGCTTCTCATCTTCATCCGCCCGCAAAAGGGCCTTACTCAATGTCGCGTACTCTACCCTGAGTGAGCCAAGATGTGAACCCATTGCCCCTGCCTTTCCCAGACCAAACAGCTTCTACCAACAAGGTTTGCGAGATTGAAACTTCATACACACCGCAAGTTGCCCTAAGCAGACAGGCATAAAACCTTGCGTTCTGGGTCAACTCATCCGTCACCTGCGTATAGCAGGCTAAAAACGATTCTCTACCGTAAGCACTATGGAGTCCGTCTGATACTCCATGTTAAGCGCATCCCATTTGGCCTCTGAGTAGGCATACTTGAGTCCCATCACCCACTCTTCTCCCAAGGCGTAGCTTAGGCCGGCTTCCGCTGCGACCAGTTGATTACCGGACCAGGCCTGAAAACGTGCCATGGCATCGGCCGACAGTCCGCCACCGATATGATAACGGGTTCGCCCTTCGATAGAGGGCATGACCTCCAGGCTACCCTCACCGGCATACTGACCGCCGGTCAGATAGTCCACCTCCAGCTCGACCCAATAGGCGTAGAGACCGCCCCCTAACTTGAAGTGCCAATCCCCCTGGGGCGCGAAACGATAGAAATATTGCGAACCCAGGCTCCACTGCTTGAAAGCCAGATAGAGAGAGTCACCATCCTGATACTGCTTACCATCCAGCTCGAACTCCCCCGAGAGGGTGCCAAACAGGCGTGTCTCGTTAGGCGAAAGTTCGAGTTGTAGCGAGGTCTTACTTGAGTCTAAGTACTCGTACAAAAGATAGGAAAACGGCTGATGATCGTCCACCAGCTGACTATCTGGCAGCAGATCTTTCGCCCCTGCCATACCCAGAGAATCTGTCATGTTAAAGCCGAGATTAACGGCAAAGCGGTGACGCTTGGGGCCATGAACCGCAGGCTGAGCACGCTTCTCGGCGCGCGGGCCAGCTCGGCCATTCAGGGGCCCATCCAGGGGCATAGAGAGATTAAATTGCAGCCCACCTTCATCATTGGGAAAGAGAGATACGGCCAGACCTTGGTTATCGTAGCGCTCGACGAAATACTGGTTAACCAGGATGGCAATGCCCGCACCACCGAGCACATCATCGGCGTAGTGCCGTCTGCCATGCACCCGACTGGCGGCCACCACACCGGCCCCCAGATAGGCGGGGATCCCCCAGCGGCTGCCATATCGCGACTGCAGAAAGGCGGCACCAGAGAAGGCCCCGGCGGAGTGGCCAGAGGGAAAAGACTTATAACTTCCACCCGCCACATTTGAGTTGGGTCGATAGCGCCCCACAGTGCTCTTGGTCGCCTCGACGATAAGCTGGGTCGTGAGCACAGAGAAGGTCAGCTGCTTGGCGCCCTCAAAGTCATCATAGAGCCAGGACGCCAGGTATCCGGTCGCCGGAATGGCAATCACCAATATATCTCCGGCCTCGACAAACCCATCGTCTATCGACTCATTGATGGCGTTATAGGGCGCCGCCATGGCGACAAGATTCAGGCTCGTCCCCAACAGAGCACTGGCTTGTAGTAGCCTGGCTTGTAGTAGCTTGGCTTTTAATCGCGTGGCTTTTAATTGCATAGCTTTTAATCGCAAAGCTTTGATTGGCATAGCTGACTCCCGGCAAAGCAGATACTTGCCCAAAGTGTAGATGCAAATGCTTTATCCTGTGGCTAATCACTAGCCCTGAGACGCTAAATCGCATAAAATGTCGCCGCCTAATTCATAGGCCAAGTATCTGATCACAAAAGCCCTTAGCAAGGAAATGGCTAAGGTTAACCACTTAAGGACGAGTCATGGACCCTATCTCCCAGCTGTTTGCCGCCTATCTGGAAATGGTCAGCAGCAACATTGTCGCCAGCTATGAAGATGCCGCCAACACCCGCCTTGTCAGCCAGCGTCTGGTGTATGAAGACACGGCCATCGGCTTTCAACATCAGCTGTGGCGAATCCGGGAGCAGAGCGTCTGCGCCGACATCAAACAAGACGTCACCCAATATGCCTACTGCACCCGCAAGGCCAAGCGCTTGTTCAGCAGTCTATGTAAGCAGCTCTCCAGGCATGACGATCTCAATCAACACGGCAGACGCCTGTCGACCATGTACTGTAACGCCTCCCTCAGCTATAAGCCGATGATCGCCCATATAGGCGAGCCAAGCTTGCGCAGCGAGCAGCAAAGAGCGCAGAAGCGCTGTAACGAGTTGATCCTCAAGGCGATGCAAGACAAGCGCCCAGAGGTGCAGCAACAAAAGGCAGCCGCCTGCGCCAAGGCTAACGGCTAACGGCTAACGGCTCGGCCAGGCTCGGCTAACCGACACCCAAAAGCGAGCACCAAACAGCAAGCACAAAAAAGCGAGCACCAAGGCTCGCTTTTTTAACTCGTTATCTGTAACTCAATATCTGTAACTCACAGTATTAAAGGTTAAAGTCCGGCTTTAATTTTACGGGCCTGATGCAACTTCTTGTAGCTCTCGATAAGACGCAGATGCGGCTCTATGCCTTCAAGCGCCATGCTGGTCTCGGTAAGGCCTGAGAAACGCACCTCGCCGTTCACCGAACCAACCACCTGAGCCATCACCTCTTCACCAAACATGCGGGTAAAGTTACCGATAAAGTCCTCAAGCTCGAGCTCCTCATCCAGAGTCACCTCGAGCACCGCGCTCATCGCCTGGTAGAAGAGACCGCGCTGAACCGTGTTGTCGTTGAACTGCAGGAAGTCTTCCACCAGCTCAAGCGCCTCTTCGTGAGCGCCCAGGGCCAGATAGATGAGGATCTTCAGCTCGATAATGGTCAGCTGTCCCCACACGGTGTTTTCGTCGAAGACGATGCCGATCAGGGTGCGGATATCCGTGTAGTTATCCAGCTGACTCTCTTCCAGACGATTGACCAGATCGGCAAGCTCATCATCGCTCAGCCT is a window from the Shewanella loihica PV-4 genome containing:
- a CDS encoding phosphatase PAP2 family protein — its product is MQLKATRLKAKLLQARLLQASALLGTSLNLVAMAAPYNAINESIDDGFVEAGDILVIAIPATGYLASWLYDDFEGAKQLTFSVLTTQLIVEATKSTVGRYRPNSNVAGGSYKSFPSGHSAGAFSGAAFLQSRYGSRWGIPAYLGAGVVAASRVHGRRHYADDVLGGAGIAILVNQYFVERYDNQGLAVSLFPNDEGGLQFNLSMPLDGPLNGRAGPRAEKRAQPAVHGPKRHRFAVNLGFNMTDSLGMAGAKDLLPDSQLVDDHQPFSYLLYEYLDSSKTSLQLELSPNETRLFGTLSGEFELDGKQYQDGDSLYLAFKQWSLGSQYFYRFAPQGDWHFKLGGGLYAYWVELEVDYLTGGQYAGEGSLEVMPSIEGRTRYHIGGGLSADAMARFQAWSGNQLVAAEAGLSYALGEEWVMGLKYAYSEAKWDALNMEYQTDSIVLTVENRF